The Brevundimonas sp. SORGH_AS_0993 genome segment CTTCACGTCGTCCGGAATCACATAGTCGCGCCCGTCCAAGGCCGCGCGGGCGCGGGCGGCGACCGCCAGCATGGCGCCGGCGCGGGGGGAGGCGCCTGTCTCCACATCGGCCGAAACCCGCGTGGCCCGAACCAGGCCGACGATATAGCCGACAACCTCGTCCGTCAGACGGACGCCCGCGACCGAATCGACGGCGGCGTTGATGGCTTCGGCGTCGACCGCCCTCGCCACGCCCAGGGCGTCGGGATGCATCTGACCCGCGCGCGAACCATGGGCGGCGATGATGGCGCGCTCCTGATCGACCGAAGGGTAGTCGAGCACATGTTTGAACAGGAAGCGGTCCAGTTGGGCTTCGGGCAAGGGATAGGTGCCCTGCTGCTCGATCGGGTTCTGGGTGGCCACGACGGTGAAGCGCGGGCTCAGCGCATGAGGATCGCCGTCGATGGTGATCTGGCGCTCCTGCATCGCCTCCAGGAGGGCCGCCTGGGTCTTGGGCGGGGTGCGGTTGATCTCGTCCGCCAGCAGGAGTTCGCAGAA includes the following:
- a CDS encoding MoxR family ATPase — encoded protein: MDVNEVKALAARIRTEIAKAVVGQDDAVDLLLTALFAGGHVLLEGPPGTAKTLLAQSFAQAVGLDYGRIQFTPDLMPGDIIGSNLFNFQTSSFTLTRGPIFCELLLADEINRTPPKTQAALLEAMQERQITIDGDPHALSPRFTVVATQNPIEQQGTYPLPEAQLDRFLFKHVLDYPSVDQERAIIAAHGSRAGQMHPDALGVARAVDAEAINAAVDSVAGVRLTDEVVGYIVGLVRATRVSADVETGASPRAGAMLAVAARARAALDGRDYVIPDDVKTLAVPTLRHRLVLSPAAEIEGRRVEQVLTGLVDQVAAPR